A part of Pantoea vagans genomic DNA contains:
- the astB gene encoding N-succinylarginine dihydrolase, producing MKATEANFDGLVGLTHHYAGLSFGNEASTRNQLQPSNPRLAAKQGLLKMKALADMGYVQGVIPPHERPNIAALRQLGFSGSDEQVLAAAGKTAPGLLSACSSASAMWVANAATVSPSADSLDGRVHLTVANLNNKFHRAMEAPETAWLLRSIFRDDRHFAVHDALPQVAMFGDEGAANHNRLGGAYGERGVQLFVYGRDSSHEGNAPQRYPARQTREASEAVARLHQLSPESVLFAQQNPAVIDQGVFHNDVIAVSNQQMLFCHQHAFVNQPELLAQLRARVPGFVALEVPADRVSVKEAVETYLFNSQLLSRPDGSMMLVLPEESRQHPGVWRYLCEQVEGDTPLKALKVFDLRESMYNGGGPACLRLRVVLTPQEQQAVNPAVLMNDRLFNTLNHWVDRHYRDRLTQADLVDPQLLREGRDALDELTKLLDLGNVYAFQQ from the coding sequence ATGAAGGCAACTGAAGCCAACTTTGATGGACTGGTGGGATTAACGCACCACTATGCCGGGCTGTCGTTTGGTAATGAAGCCTCAACCCGCAACCAGCTGCAGCCCTCGAATCCCCGTCTGGCGGCAAAGCAGGGGCTGCTGAAGATGAAAGCGCTGGCCGATATGGGCTACGTGCAGGGCGTGATCCCGCCACATGAGCGGCCCAATATTGCGGCGCTGCGTCAGCTCGGATTCAGCGGCAGCGATGAGCAGGTGCTGGCGGCAGCCGGGAAAACTGCGCCGGGATTACTCTCCGCCTGCAGCTCAGCGTCGGCGATGTGGGTCGCCAATGCCGCTACGGTTTCGCCGTCCGCGGACAGCCTGGATGGCCGGGTTCACCTGACGGTGGCAAACCTTAACAACAAATTCCACCGGGCGATGGAAGCGCCGGAAACCGCCTGGCTGCTGCGTTCCATCTTCCGCGACGATCGCCATTTTGCGGTGCACGATGCGCTACCGCAAGTGGCGATGTTTGGTGACGAAGGGGCGGCTAACCACAACCGGCTCGGCGGCGCCTATGGCGAGCGCGGCGTGCAGCTGTTTGTCTATGGCCGCGACAGCAGCCATGAGGGCAACGCTCCGCAGCGTTATCCGGCGCGACAGACCCGTGAGGCCAGCGAGGCGGTGGCCCGTCTGCATCAGCTTTCGCCCGAAAGCGTGCTGTTCGCACAGCAGAATCCTGCGGTGATCGATCAGGGCGTGTTTCATAACGATGTGATTGCGGTCAGCAACCAGCAGATGCTGTTCTGTCATCAGCACGCCTTTGTTAATCAGCCTGAGCTGCTGGCGCAGCTTCGGGCGCGCGTGCCCGGCTTTGTGGCACTGGAAGTACCAGCAGATCGGGTCTCGGTAAAAGAGGCGGTAGAGACCTATCTGTTTAACAGCCAGCTGCTTAGCCGTCCTGACGGCAGCATGATGCTGGTGCTGCCGGAAGAGTCACGTCAGCATCCGGGTGTCTGGCGCTATCTGTGCGAACAGGTCGAAGGTGACACGCCACTGAAAGCCCTGAAGGTGTTTGATCTGCGCGAAAGCATGTATAACGGGGGAGGCCCGGCCTGCCTGCGTTTGCGGGTGGTGCTGACGCCTCAGGAGCAGCAGGCAGTCAATCCGGCGGTGCTGATGAACGACAGGCTCTTCAATACGCTGAATCACTGGGTTGACCGTCACTACCGCGATCGCCTGACCCAGGCCGACCTGGTCGACCCGCAGTTGCTGCGTGAGGGACGTGACGCGCTGGATGAACTGACGAAGCTGCTAGACTTAGGAAATGTATATGCATTTCAGCAGTGA
- the astE gene encoding succinylglutamate desuccinylase, producing the protein MQDFLQQTLSGEVPRKRSGETAHLRWQWLYHGILLMEPTVPVKQALVLSAGIHGNETAPVEIVNQLINPLLRGEKPLQQRMLVILGNPSALRAGKRYVRYDINRLFGGRWQQIDDGDEARRVLRLEQTLETFWQLGECDETRWHLDMHTAIRGSYHPQFGVMPHNERPWPPGFLDWLAAAGLEALVFHRAPGGTFTHFSCEHFGAASCTLELGKALPFGENDLSQFSAAQQALASLLYGEAMPVTTVKPRHYRVAQQITRLSEHFTLHMSPETLNFTAFPQGTLLAEDGNTRYYVQQAREYVLFPNPNVAAGLRAGLMLIEEGEQTQALPV; encoded by the coding sequence ATGCAGGACTTTTTACAGCAAACGCTCTCCGGCGAAGTACCGCGTAAGCGTAGTGGTGAAACGGCGCATCTTCGCTGGCAGTGGTTGTATCACGGCATACTGTTAATGGAGCCAACGGTGCCGGTTAAACAGGCGCTGGTGCTTTCCGCCGGGATCCACGGTAATGAAACCGCCCCGGTTGAAATCGTGAACCAGCTGATTAATCCCCTGCTGCGCGGCGAAAAACCGCTGCAGCAGCGCATGCTGGTGATTCTGGGTAACCCATCAGCGTTGCGGGCCGGCAAGCGCTATGTGCGCTATGACATCAACCGGCTGTTTGGCGGACGCTGGCAGCAGATTGACGATGGCGATGAGGCCCGCCGCGTGCTGCGGCTGGAGCAGACGCTGGAAACGTTCTGGCAGCTGGGCGAGTGCGATGAGACGCGCTGGCATCTCGACATGCACACGGCGATTCGCGGCTCTTACCATCCTCAGTTCGGCGTGATGCCGCATAACGAGCGCCCCTGGCCGCCCGGATTTCTCGACTGGCTGGCCGCAGCCGGTCTGGAAGCGCTGGTATTTCATCGTGCGCCGGGCGGCACCTTTACTCATTTCAGCTGCGAGCACTTCGGTGCGGCCAGCTGCACCCTGGAGCTGGGCAAAGCGTTGCCGTTTGGCGAGAACGATCTCAGTCAGTTCAGTGCGGCACAGCAGGCGCTGGCATCATTACTCTATGGTGAAGCCATGCCCGTCACTACGGTTAAGCCGCGCCATTATCGGGTCGCGCAGCAGATCACCCGGCTGAGTGAGCACTTTACGCTGCATATGTCACCGGAAACGCTGAACTTTACCGCCTTTCCACAGGGGACGTTGCTGGCGGAAGATGGCAACACCCGCTATTACGTGCAGCAGGCACGGGAATATGTGCTGTTCCCGAACCCCAACGTAGCAGCCGGGTTGCGTGCCGGGCTGATGCTGATAGAAGAGGGCGAACAGACCCAGGCATTGCCGGTCTGA